TCTATGCGCCCCTTGCCACCGGATTCCCCGGCGCGCTGGATCTTGCCGACGACGCGGCGTTCATCGCTTCCGTGCCGGGTCAGGATCTGGTGGTCACCACCGATGCCTTGGTCGAAGGCGTGCATTTTCGCAGCGCCGACGCCGCAGATCTCATCGCCCGCAAGGCGCTTCGCGTGAATATTTCCGATCTCGCCGCCAAGGGTGCGACACCGTTCGCCTATACCTTGGCCGCGGTTCTGCCGCAGCGCGTCGGCGAGGATTGGCTCGAAGGCTTTGCGCTGGGATTGGCGGCCGACCAGGCCGAATTCGCGGTGCATCTCATCGGCGGCGACTCGACCGCCACACCGGGGCCGATCACGCTCTCCATCACCGCTCTCGGTCGTGTGCCGGCAGGCCGGGCGCTGTTGCGCTCGACGGCCAGGCCCGGCGACGTCGTCTACGTCTCCGGCACGATCGGCGATGGCGCGCTCGGTCTTGCCGTCCTCGAGGGTGAATTCGCCGGCTTGGACGCCGTTCACGGCGCCTATCTGAAGGACCGCTATTGGCTACCTCGACCCCGGCCCGGTCTGGGCCAAGCGCTCATCGGCCATGCCCGTGCCGCGATCGACATCTCCGATGGGCTCGTCGCCGATCTCGGGCATATCGCTGAGACCTCGCATGTTGGGGCGGAGATCCACACCGACCGCATCCCGCTCTCGGCGGCCGCGAGGGTGGTCCTGGCGGGGCGGCCGGCGGCGATCGAACGCGTGCTCACCGGCGGTGACGATTACGAGCTCCTGTTCACCGCCCCGCCGGAAGCGGAGCAATCGATCGAGGCGGCGAGCAAGCGGGCCGGCGTCGCCGTCACCGCGATCGGCCATATCCGTGGCGGGGATGGAGTGCAGGCGCTCGACGGCGATGGCCGGCCCCTGCGGCTGACGGCCAGCGGGTACCGGCATTTCTAAGCGCCCCAATCCGCTCCGCTCGCACGGGCGGCCTGGTAAGATGCTGCCATGCGGCTGTTGATTCTGCTGGTGGTCCTGGCGGCGGTTCTGGGCGGTGGCGGGTTCGTCGCCTGGACCTTCTATCGCGCACCGCTGCAGGGTGTGGTGGAGAACCTGCTGAAGGCGAAAGAGCCGCCGAGCCTGCAACTGCTCCTGGAACCGGTTACCGTGCCTTTGTTCAAGGACGGGCAACCCGACCGCTTTCTCA
The DNA window shown above is from Pseudomonadota bacterium and carries:
- the thiL gene encoding thiamine-phosphate kinase → MACSTASPASCARKSWTTTIAPNKPERLDEFGRIARFYAPLATGFPGALDLADDAAFIASVPGQDLVVTTDALVEGVHFRSADAADLIARKALRVNISDLAAKGATPFAYTLAAVLPQRVGEDWLEGFALGLAADQAEFAVHLIGGDSTATPGPITLSITALGRVPAGRALLRSTARPGDVVYVSGTIGDGALGLAVLEGEFAGLDAVHGAYLKDRYWLPRPRPGLGQALIGHARAAIDISDGLVADLGHIAETSHVGAEIHTDRIPLSAAARVVLAGRPAAIERVLTGGDDYELLFTAPPEAEQSIEAASKRAGVAVTAIGHIRGGDGVQALDGDGRPLRLTASGYRHF